In Heliangelus exortis chromosome Z, bHelExo1.hap1, whole genome shotgun sequence, a genomic segment contains:
- the PELO gene encoding protein pelota homolog — MKLVRKDLEKDNAGQVTLIPEEPEDMWHTYNLLQVGDSLRASTIRKVQTESATGSVGSNRIRTTLTLCVEAIDFDSQACQLRVKGTNIQENEYVKMGAYHTIELEPNRQFTLAKKQWDSVVLERIEQACDPAWSADVAAVVMQEGLAHVCLVTPSMTLTRAKVEVNIPRKRKGNCSQHDRALERFYEQVMQAIQRHINFEVVKCVLVASPGFVREQFCDFMFQQAIKTDNKLLLENRSKFLQVHSSSGHKYALKEALCDPAVASRLSDTKAAGEVKALDDFYKMLQHEPDRAFYGLKHVEKANEAMAIDTLLISDELFRHQDVATRARYVRLVDSVRENMGTVRIFSSLHVSGEQLGQLTGIAAILRFPVAELSDTEGDSSSEED, encoded by the exons ATGAAGCTGGTGAGGAAGGACCTGGAGAAGGATAATGCGGGGCAGGTGACGCTGATCCCCGAGGAGCCCGAGGACATGTGGCACACCTACAACCTGCTGCAGGTGGGTGACAGCTTGCGGGCCTCTACCATCCGGAAAGTGCAGACCGAATCGGCCACGGGCAGCGTGGGCAGCAACCGCATCCGCACCACACTCACCCTCTGCGTGGAGGCCATCGACTTTGACTCCCAGGCCTGCCAGCTGCGGGTCAAAGGCACAAACATCCAAGAGAATGAGTATGTCAAGATGGGGGCCTACCACACCATCGAGCTGGAGCCCAACCGGCAGTTCACGCTGGCAAAGAAGCAGTGGGACAGCGTGGTGCTGGAGCGCATCGAGCAGGCCTGCGACCCAGCCTGGAGCGCCGATGTGGCAGCCGTGGTCATGCAGGAAGGACTGGCTCACGTCTGCCTGGTCACTCCAAGCATGACGCTTACCCGTGCCAAGGTGGAGGTGAACATCCCCCGCAAGCGGAAAGGGAACTGCAGTCAGCACGACCGGGCCCTGGAGAGGTTTTACGAGCAAGTGATGCAAGCCATCCAGCGGCACATCAACTTTGAGGTTGTGAAGTGTGTTCTGGTGGCCAGCCCAGGCTTCGTACGGGAGCAGTTTTGTGACTTCATGTTCCAGCAGGCGATCAAGACTGACAACAAGCTTCTGCTGGAGAACAGGTCCAAGTTTCTACAG gtGCACTCTTCCTCAGGACATAAATACGCACTGAAGGAAGCTCTCTGCGACCCAGCAGTAGCTAGTCGTCTCTCTGACACCAAGGCAGCTGGTGAGGTCAAAGCCTTAGATGACTTCTATAAAATGCTGCAGCATGAGCCTGACCGGGCTTTTTACGGTCTGAAACATGTGGAGAAGGCCAATGAAGCCATGGCCATTGATACCTTGCTGATCAGTGATGAGCTTTTCCGGCACCAGGATGTGGCGACACGTGCCCGATACGTGAGGCTGGTGGATAGCGTACGGGAGAACATGGGCACCGTGCGCATTTTCTCCAGCCTGCACGTCTCTGGGGAGCAGCTCGGGCAGCTGACAGGGATCGCAGCCATCCTGCGCTTTCCTGTGGCTGAACTCTCTGACACGGAAGGTGATTCTAGCTCTGAAGAGGATTGA